In Gammaproteobacteria bacterium, the genomic window TACATTCTGGGACTGAACAGCTAGGCTCGGCAGTATGTTCGGGCTTCGGCAGGCTATGGCTGCGGCCACCCTCTAAGGCTCGCAATGCGGTCGCCTTTCGGGGCGGATTCTTCATCGTTCGAGATTGCTCTGGGCGGGAAAACTCACGCGAATCGAGCACGCCGGTCCTACTATCAGCTTCACCAACTTTGCCCCCGCCCCGGCGTATCGGTGACCGACACAGGCAGGCCGTCTCCGTGGTGGAGACGGCCCCGGTGACTACAGCGTTACGGTGTCAGTGCGACGCTCAGGATGGCGCTCGGGTTCAGGATCGCCAGGCCGCCGCGCATCTCGGCCAGGATGGTGACCATGTTCTTGACGAAGTTGTCGAGGTCCTCGCTGCTGATCAGCACCGTCGGCGCTTCGCGATCCAGCACCAGCGCCGCGGCGGTGTCCATTACCAGCGCCGTGCCCACGGGGAGCGAGCTGGTGGAAACTACCGGCATGGACCATATTGACGGTTGTGCAGGCTGGGCCCAGCCGCCGGATAGATACTGACCGTTGCCGGTGTCAGCACGCTCGCTGCGGATGGTGTGCCAGTCGTTCGGGTTCAGGATTACCAGGTTTGCTTCCCAGCCCATATCAGCGAGCAGGGATCCAGTGGCGCCGAGTCGGTCCGCCGCGTTGCCGCCGGTGGCGCCGCTGGCGGTGGCCGCGGTTGCCAGGCCTAAGACATTGCGGCCGACGCCCGTGCCGATGACGACCTGGCGCTCGAAGAACTCCAGCACTCGATAACGGAACAGGTCGCCGAGCGTCTGCTGCAGCTGATTCTCGTCGGCCAGGACTTGTTTGGAGACTACAATCAAAGTGCGCGAAGGTGTTGATGTAGACCGACGTCAGATCGGCATCGTAGCCGCCTTCGGCCTTGATAGCGCCTTCGCTGGCCTGGTAAGCGGCCGCGTTGTTATTCAAAGCGTCGTCGGTCATGCGTGCGAACTCGAAGGTGTTGGACGACGACACCGTGATCTTTCTCAGCACGTCCAGCAGGCGCAGCGGCCGCATCGGGTTTTCGTAGACGCCTGCGAAGCGCTGCGGCTCAACCGGATAACCCGCGGCCGGTGTGGCGCCGCTGCCTTGCAGGCTGGTCAACGCCTTCTGGATCATCCCCAAGTCGGCCTTGAACTCGATCCGGCCGGTAGACGGCAGGCCGTCGCGGAACTGGTTAAGGCGCTCGTGGCGGAACAGCGCGGCAAACGGATTTGTCGGTGCGCCGCCAACCAGCCCACCCTCGCCGCGTGGTTGCCCGGCGCGCTGCTCGAGCTCCAGTACCCGCGCGTTAAGCTCTTCGTTCTTCTCGTGCAGGCTCTTTACTTCGCCGTCGGTTTTCTTTTTGTAGTCACCGACCGCCTGGCCGTGCTCGGCCAGCGCCTTGGTCATTACGTCTTCAGCAGCACTCATGATTTACGTCCTCAATTGTTGGGTAATGGCATCGAGCCCGGCCACCATGCGGGCGAGCTCGGCTTCATCGGGTTCCTCTCGTACCAGTGCGGCACGGCCGCCGGCAGCGAGTCGCTTGGCTTCGCGGGCGGATAGGCCCAGGGCGCACGTACAGCACGATCGAAGTCCTTGGGGGATCGGTACAGCAACGCCTTGACGGCCTCGACCCGGGCCCCCTCGTTCGCAGGAAAGGTCACGAGGCTCGCTTCCCAGATCTTGACCTTGGTCAGCGTGCGGATCTCGGTTTCGGTATCGAAGGCATCGGCGATCGTTTGAAATCCGATCGACAGCCCGCTGATGGTGCCGGCCTTCACGAGGGCGTGCGCTTCGCGAGCCTGGGCGACATCCTTGATGAGTAGCTGACCCTCGACGAACAAGCCGCGCTCGTCCTCGATCATCTTGGTGAAGGGGCCCAGCGGCTGATCTGCGCGGTGCTGCCAGAGACACGGCGGTAAGGCGCCCTTGGCTTTCCACTCGGCAAGCGATTCAGCGAACGCGCCTGGCGCTATGACGTCGCCGCAGGAATCCGGAGTTGTGCCGAACGTGCTGGCATAGCCCGAGAACGATCCACTGTCGGAGACGGATCGCACCTCAAGTTCAAAATCGCGGGTTTTCAAATCACGCACGCAATGTACCTCGGGTCAGCAACCGCATGGATTCCGGTTTGCCGGGAGGCGCACGTCACGTGCATCAAGGCGGGGTGTGATCGGCGCGTCGCGCGCAGTCACAGCGGAAGTATAAGCGCTTTTAATGAGCCTGAACAATGCTAGTTCGCCCAGTCCCGTCGCCCAGGGCGCCGCTGGGCGGCGGGGTGCGCCGGCTTGGTGACGTGAATAATCTTCTTCGCGTGTTCCTGCGCCTCGGCGTCGCTGAGCGGCCCTTGCAGCGACCATGACGATATTTTTCCGCCACGCCGGAAGGCGACCGCCAGGCAGCGGCGGTGCTGGCACCATGTCATCACCCAATTATCCATTGCGGTCGCGGCGCGCTGGTGCGCTACGGCTTCGCAATCAGCGCACAGGCGCGGCAGCTGGGCGTGTTGCTTAGATTGGTCACTCATAGGCGCGTCCTCACACAAGGTTTTTTGATCGTCGGAAGCGCGTCAAACGCTGTATATGCAGCGGTTCAGCGTCGCAGGGAGGACTAACCCCCCCTATCGCGATGCGCGGCCGTACAAAAGCGACTAGCACGCCGGTACTTAGAGCGTGATTTTGAAGCTTTGCCCCGCCCCTCCCCCTTGCGCGGTGCGATCGCGCCGCGCGAGTTCTGCCCGGCACGCTTCCCCCGCTTGACGCTGAAGCTCGCCAAGCTCGACCAAGGTATCTGCCACCGCGCGACGATCGGCGATCGACATGACCTTGAACTCTGGCGGGATCACGCCGTCGTGCTCGGTCATGTATGCGTCGATGCGCTGCGCTACTCGCAGCCAGCGTTCAAAGCGCGCGAGGTCCGGCAACATCATCGCGAGCTTGGCGCGCGGCACGATATGGGTGCCGAGGTCGACGTAGCCGATTGCCGCGGTAACGGTGCCGTCTTGATGCTTGATCTTCATTCTGCCTCCTGAAGGGTGTTCAATGATTTGTCCGCCGGCCTTGATCGCGGCAATGCGCGCAACCTTCGTTATCGCAGCGTGGGCAGGTAGCGTGGCCGCTGGCCTGCGGAACGATGGTGTACGCAGGCGTGGTCCATACCCTTGCGCCGTGGCCGCTATGCTGAGCGGTAACACGGTCACATCCGTTATGTGGCGCGGGTTTCGGGGTTTTTAGAGCGGTCACATTTTGGTCCGTGTGACCGCTTTGATTGTTGGTAATACCGCTCTGGCTTGCGGGTTGTGACCGTGTGACCGGCTGAGAGGGGAGATACCGCCGGAAGGCATCATCAAACTGGCGCAACTCATAACCCTTGAATGTGTCAGTTCCGTTGCGGCGTGTCCCGCGCACAACCCCGAACGGTCGCAGCAGGCGGGCAAGCTGGGTCGCGGTCAGCGGCTTGCCCTTGCGCCATTCTGTCCACAGACCCTCCATGTCCACCAGCGCGTCCACCAGGTCAGTAGATCGGATGCGATCCACGCCGCGCGCCTCGAAAACCGAATGTATGTCGGCAAGTAATTGGACGCGCGCAGACGTATCCTCCACGGCGTCGCGCCAGACAGTATCCGCGCGGCTTTGCGCGCGCGCTCCGGCCACTCTCCGCCGGCCGCGTCCGCTGCGATCAGTGGTGTCCAGTTATCCGCGGCACGGTCATGGAGTCCGCCAGGTAGATCGGGATCGGCGCGCTGAAGTCCGTCGATATGATCCGCGGCCCAGCGTACGCAGCGCGACGCCAGATCGTCGAACCTGTCTGAATGACGCAGCCGCGTAACGGTCTCGCTCGGCAGCTTGCGGCGCATGCTAATGGTGATCGACCGATCCATGATCGTGTCGCGCGCCTCGCCGATACAGGCGATCGCTTTGCACGCCCAGGTCGCAAACCGCCGTGGCTCATGATCCTCGTCGACGGTGCGGATCACATACGCGGTGTCGCGCGTGTGACCGCTATTGATGATGCCGCGCAGCTCATCGGACTGGCGCAGGAAGGTGTCGGCCTCATCGATCAGCAAGCACGGCTGCCACTTCTCCACGGCGCGGAACAGCGCCGCCGCCGCCAATGGCCGGTGATATAGCCGCCTCAGCAGCGACAACCCAGTGGTCTTGCCGCATCTTTTCTCCGGCGAGGGCAGCGCCAGGATAGAACACACGTACGCGGCCTCATGCGTGTAGGTCAGCAACACCCATAACGCGATCGCGGTGTCCGCGTGGTGAGGCAGCACGGCATGGCGGGTCATTGTGTCGGCGATCGCGTCCAGCAGCGCCGCGCCGTCCACAGGGTCAGGCCACGGCTCCAACTCGTCGAACAGCACGGCCGCGCCAGCCTCGGCGCCGGGCTCAGACTGCGGACGCAAGCGCGCTACCTCAGCGTCGAGCGTGCCAACTCTCACATTCAATCGATCGGCATCACTCTGCCGCACACGGTCATACTCGATCGGTGAGAATGCGGCCAGGCGCGCGATCGTCTCGGCCGCGCTCGCTATCGTGTCCGTAGGCGCGTCCTCGGATTCCAGCGCCCGCGCCAGGTCCTCGGCCGAGTGCCGCTGATACCCGTTGCCGTCACTCACGCAGCCTCCCGCGCGATCCGATCGCTCGCAGTGTGCAGTCGGCCCGCTGTATCCAGCCCGGCGGCGACTAGCGCGCCGTCGCGCAACAGCGCGCCCATGACTCGCCGCAGGCGCAGCGCATCGATGTATCCGAGAATCTCGACATGCCGACCCGCGACCAGCCACTCGTAGGCGGCAGGATCATGGCCGTCCGGCAGGATCAGCATGGGGTCGGCCGCGCCGTATACCTCCAGGTCGTGCAGCGCGGTGGTGAGTGCAAGCAGCCAGGTGTCGCCGGCGCACATGGTTATCAGATCCGGGGCATTACTCGGGCGGGAGCGGATCGACACGCCGGCGGCCGGCGCATCGCCGCGCCCCGATCTGTTGCGGAGTCGATTTGAGGGCTAGAATCAGGTCGCGCTCCGCCCAGAGCTTTAACCTGATCAAGCCCGCCTCGAGCGGGTTTTGTCATTATGCGGCCCTGTCGGCGCCGCTGAGTAGGCGATCGAGTGCTACCTGCGGCACGACTAGTCGCCTTCCAATCCTAATTGCGTACAGCTCCCCTTTTTTGATCGCGTCGTAGGCCTGGTTGCGCCCGATGCCGAGGATTTGCGCCGCCTCCGCCACAGAACGCGTCTTACGCTGCCGTTTTTGTTTGCTGGTATTCACTGCTCGTCCCCGTTGCGGTATATGCGTTACTTATTGTAACGGCCTGTCCTTGCGCGTCAACACGGCATAACGTATATTTAGCGTAACGATTACGCTGATTAAGAGATATGCCGATGACGAACGAGCTGACCCAGTTCATGTGGGACGTACCGGAGTGCGGGTTCCAGGTCGCCGAAGTTCAGCGGTGGCTCGGCCAAAAAGCCGATGATCCGCCGCAATTGTTCCTGACGCGCGCTACTACAGGCGATACCTACTCGGCTTACCGCTATGCGCCTTTACTTGCACATACCGGCTTGTTCAAGACCTTCGCCGCGACAGAGCCGGCACCCGACGGCATCCTGACGTTCGCCAATAAGTACGGCTGGCTCGGGGCGGAAAGTCTCCTCATTGACGCGCCCGCGCAAAGGGGCGAGCGCCTTAGCGTGTGGACGACCGAAATATCAAGGATGCGCAGGCTCGTAGACCTCTGGGAAATGGCCGAACGGAAGGACATAAAGGCGCTTCGCCAGCACATCGTATGGTACGACAACGAAGCCGTTGAATTCAGACATCGGGCACCGCCGATGGAAACCTATGCGTGGGTTGCCAGCGCCCAAATCAACGCCGACATCCTTGCGCGCCTTACGCCGGGCGACGTAATCGAACCCGCTTATTACTACCTGCAATCTGCGATCAACCAGGCGCTCAAGGGAAAGGTCTCGCCCGGCATGCTTTGGGACGAAGGGCGCCTCGGCCTTTACCAGGTTCCGAGCAGCCTACTCGGTGCCATGTGGCTGCAATTCGCGCAGGCAATCGATACCGGTCCCGAATTCCGAAAGTGCGCGCAGTGCCGCACGTGGTTTGCGGTGTCGCTCGACGCGAGCCGCAAAAGTCGCCGCTATTGCTCCGATGCCTGCCGCGCCAAGGCTTACCGCAATCGCAAGCAGGAGAAAACAGCATGAAAGGCCACCTCACCAAGCGCAGCAATGGATCATGGTCGATCGTCATCGATCTAGGCCGAGATCCAGCGGGCAAACGCAAGCAGGCATGGCGGACCGTGCGCGGCACCAAAAAACAGGCGCAGGAGGAGCTTACGCGCCTGCTCCACCAGATGCAGACGGGGGAACACGTCGAGGCGCATCGGCTGACCGTGCATGAGTACCTAGAACGATGGTTGCAGGCTTACGCCAAACCCAACCTGGCCGCCAAGACTTATCTCCGATACGCGGTGATCTGTCGCGGGCATTTGATACCAGCGCTTGGCAATTACCCGCTCGTCAAGGTGAGCCCTTTACATATCGAAGAATGCTTCGCAAAGACGCGAGAGCGCGGACGCCTGGATGGAAAGGGCGCGCTATCGGAGCAAACACTGCTGCATCATCATCGCGTACTAAAGCTCGCCATGAAGACGGCGGTCAAGTGGCGACTTATGGTGCGCAACCCGGCCGATGCGGTCGAGGCGCCGCGGCCGGACCGCCATGAGATGCGCGCGCTTGACGAACGCGAAACCGTGAAGCTACTGGACGCGGCCAAAGGCACCCGTCTGTATGTTCCTCTGCTGGTAACAGTAACAACTGGCTTACGCCGCGGCGAATTACTCGCCTTGCGCTGGCAGGACGTGGATCTTACCCGCGGCGTGCTTACAGTCCGTCAAACGCTGGAGCAGACGCCCGGCTGCCTACGCTTCAAAAAGCCGAAGACGCGGAAGAGCACGCGCAGCATCTCGCTCTTGACGCTAACCATTGAGGCGCTACGCACACACGAGATCGCACAAAAGAAGCTGCGTCTGATGATCGGGCCAGCGTACGAAGATAATGGTCTTGTGTTCCCGCGAGACGATGGTGCTGTGTGGCCACCGAACGGGCTCACTGGCCTCTATTTCAAACTCGTGAAGAAGGCAAACTAGGTAAGGTTCGGTTTCACGATTTGCGACACTCGCATGCGACGCAATTACTGCGGCAAGGCATACACCCTAAGGTGGTCTCGGAGCGCCTTGGGCATGCCACGATTGCTATCACGCTGGACACCTACTCCCACGTATTGCCAGGCATTCAGGAAGAGGCCGCACTCACGCTGGACGCGACGCTTCGGGCGATCATGCCGCAAGCGTGAAAATTTGGTTAGCAATTGGTTAGCAAGAGGTCCCCAAGGGCGCGAGCAGGGACCTCCTTTTAAGGCCTAAGTAATTGATTATGGCGGAGAGGGTGGGATTCGAACCCACGGTACCTGCGAAGGTACAACGGTTTTCGAGACCGTCCCGTTCGACCGCTCCGGCACCTCTCCCAAACCTAACTACAGGCTAGATGCCTGCTAACGACGCAGTTTGCATCATGCCAATTGTGGACGCGAACAATGACGAAATGCCTACGCTGCGGCTTTTTCCTAATGAACCTTCACGGTTTACCGCATTACGACTGAGCTCGGCGCATTCGCGGAAACTCAGACAGTGCTGGATGAACTTCTGCCTCAATTGTCCAGTAATCAGTTTGATGAGGATAGCATAGAGGACAAAGGTAACAACTTAAGTGCAAAAGTGTTCGGACGGAACATCCGGGACGGACTTTTGACCACTATGGTTGATGCATCATGGCAAATGCATCTACTCTGACGCCCCACGTCAGCTCGGGCTCTGGCCTTAGTGGTCGGATTCTCGCGCCGACCGCCGCTCCCCAAAAAAGGCCCGGAGCAGATCACTGGATTCTCTACCAAGAACACCCGCCTTTACTTCGATATGATGATTGTGGCGGCCTGATCGTATCCAGGACCTGACACCACTTCCCTTTGCGTTTCTTAAGTCGGCGGCACCATACACCAAACGCGCAATTCGCGCGTGAATCATTGCCCCAACGCACATAAGACACGGCTCCAGGGTGACGTAAAGGGTGGCACCCGGCAAACGATAGTTTTCGGCCTTTTTGCCTGCCGCGCGCAAGGCGCATATTTCGGCGTGCGCCGTAGGGTCGTGGGTGCCGATGGGGCGATTCCAGCCTACGCCCAGCACCTCGTCATGCAGGACAAGAACTGCCCCTACCGGCACTTCGCCCTCCGGAATCGCACGCTTCGCGAGATCAAGCGCGTGCGTCATCCAACGCGCGTCAGCATCGCCAACGGAGGGCGTCACTCCCACTCGATAGTGGCGGGCGGCTTCCCGGAAATATCGTACGTGACGCGCGAGATTCCATTGACCTCATTGATGATGCGCCGCGAAACGTGGTCCAGGAAATCGTAGGGTAAATGCGCCCAACGAGCGGTCATGAAATCAAGCGTTTCAACGGCGCGTAATGCCACAACGTAGTCATAGCAGCGACCATCGCCCATGACGCCAACGCTTTTGACAGGCAGAAACACCGCGAATGCCTGCGATACCTGACTATACAGATCGTGCGCGCGCAACTCGGTGATAAATATATCATCAGCCTGTCGCAGCAGATCGGCATACGCTTTTTTTACCTCGCCAAGGATCCGCACGCCTAATCCGGGCCCCGGAAACGGGTGACGATGCACCATATCTAACGGCAGACCCAACTCAAGACCGATCTTTCGCACTTCGTCCTTGAACAGTTCGCGCAGCGGCTCCACCAGCTTTAGCCTCATGCCGGCAGGCAGGGCGCCGACGTTATGGTGAGATTTGATGAGCCGTGCCTTGCCGGTGCTAGCGCCGGCTGATTCGATTACGTCAGGATAAATCGTCCCTTGCGCCAGCCATGCGGTGTTCGCGCGCCTGGCGGCCGCGTCGTCGAATATCTCGACAAACAGACTGCCTATGACCTTTCGTTTCTCTTCAGGATCAGCGACGCCACTAAGCGCGCTCAAAAACCGCTCTTCCGCGTCGATCCGAATGACTCTGACACCCATATGACGCGCCAGCGTAGTCATCACCTGATCGCCCTCGTGCAGGCGCAATAACCCGGTGTCTACGAATACGCAGGTGAGTTGCGGACCTATCGCGCGGTGCAGCAACGCCGCTACGACTGCCGAATCCACGCCTCCGGACAGCGCGAGAATAACCTCGTCCGCGCCGATTGTATCGCGTAAATCGTTGATGGATTCTTCGATGATATTGCCCGCCGTCCAAAGCTGACGACAGTCACAAATATCATGAACAAATCTGCTCAGAATCCGGCCGCCTTGTGACGTGTGTGTAACCTCCGGATGGAACTGCAGTCCATAGAATAAACGCCGCTCGTCCGCCATACCGGCAATCGGCGAGCTGGAAGTGCTGGCCATAAGCTCAAAACCGGGCGGAAGCGCGGATATGCGGTCACCGTGCGACATCCAGACATCCAGGAGCCCGTAACCCTCGGGTGACGTATGATCTTCAATGTCGGTAAGCAGCCGTGTATGCGCGTGAGCGCGCACCTGCGCGTAACCAAACTCCCGCTTGACAGACACCTCAACCCTGCCGCCCAGTTGCGCGGCCATTGCCTGCATGCCATAGCAGATACCGAGCACCGGCACCTCTCGCGTAAATATTTCAGGCGAAATCCGCGGTGGCGCCTCAACGGTTGCTGACTCCGGGCCGCCGGACAGGATCACACCCCGGAGCTGGCTGGAGTCAAGCGCATCACCGGCGTCATCCCAAGGCAAAATTTCGCAGTACACGCCCGCTTCCCGCACGCGACGCGCAATCAGTTGTGTGTACTGCGAACCGAAGTCGAGGATCAGAATAAGATCGGACTGGATATCCATCGCGAATGAGATAGGGCGACGTAGCTGATACGAAGACTATTATTGGAGCCGGTGGCGCAAACGCAATCGGCGGACGGTGGCGTGTTAAAGCGCGTCAATCGACCCGGTAATTCGGCGCTTCCTTGGTTATCGCGACGTCGTGAACATGGCTTTCTCGCACGCCGGCCGGCGACACGCGCACAAACTGCGCGCGCTCGTGCAATTCCTCGATGGTGCGGCAACCCACATAACCCATGCTCGCCCGCACGCCGCCTAGCAGCTGATGAAGAATCGCCACCACCGTCCCTTTATAGGGAACGCGGCCCTCAATGCCCTCCGGCACCAGCTTGTCCACCTCGGCTGGCTCTTGAAAATAGCGCTCGCTGGAACCCTGTTGCATCGCGCCAAGCGATCCCATACCGCGGTACGCTTTATATGATCGTCCCTGGTAAAGTTCCACATCGCCGGGCGCCTCCCGCGTACCGGCGAACAGGCCGCCGATCATGACCGTGTGTGCGCCCGCCGCCAGTGCCTTGGCAACGTCGCCGGAAAACCGGATACCGCCATCTGCGATCAGGGGCACATCTAGTTTTTTGAGCGCATCCGCCACTTCGGCGATCGCGGTGATCTGCGGCACACCGACCCCGGCCACTACACGCGTCGTGCAGATCGAGCCCGGGCCGATACCGACTTTTACAGCATCCGCGCCGTGTTCAACCAGCGCTCGGGCAGCTTCTCCTGTTGCGACGTTACCGCCGACCAGCTGGACTTGCGGAAAACGCTTCTTAACCCAGGCGACCCGGTCTAGCACGCCTTGCGAATGTCCGTGCGCGGTATCCACTACGATCAAATCAACGCCTGCGTCGACCAGCGCGGTCACCCGCTCCTCGGTACCCGCGCCCGCGCCGACCGCGGCGCCTACGCGTAAACTCCCCTGGTCGTCCTTGCACGCGAGCGGATAATCGCTTGATTTCTGGATGTCCTTGACCGTCACCATGCCGCGCAACTGGAAGTCGTCATTAACCACCAGTATTTTCTCGATCCGGTACTTGTGCAGCAGATGCTTGATCTGTTCACGATCCGCGCCCTCTTTCACCGTGACCAACCGGTTCTGCGGCGTCATTATGGTGGAGACCGGCGCGTCCAGCCGCGTTTCAAAGCGAAGATCACGGCTGGTGACGATACCGACCAGCGACTCGCCTTCGACCACCGGCACGCCCGAGATGTTGTTGGCGCGCGTGATCTCCAGCACCGCCCCGATGCTCAAGTTGGGCGAAACGGTAATGGGTTCCTTGATGACGCCACTCTCGAACTTCTTGACCATGCGCACATGGCTGGCCTGCTGCTCGGGGGTCATATTCTTGTGAATGACGCCAACGCCGCCTTCCTGCGCCATCGCGATGGCCAAGCGCCCATCCGTCACCGTATCCATCGCCGCG contains:
- a CDS encoding helix-turn-helix domain-containing protein gives rise to the protein MNTSKQKRQRKTRSVAEAAQILGIGRNQAYDAIKKGELYAIRIGRRLVVPQVALDRLLSGADRAA
- a CDS encoding phage major capsid protein, with the translated sequence MIVVSKQVLADENQLQQTLGDLFRYRVLEFFERQVVIGTGVGRNVLGLATAATASGATGGNAADRLGATGSLLADMGWEANLVILNPNDWHTIRSERADTGNGQYLSGGWAQPAQPSIWSMPVVSTSSLPVGTALVMDTAAALVLDREAPTVLISSEDLDNFVKNMVTILAEMRGGLAILNPSAILSVALTP
- the guaB gene encoding IMP dehydrogenase — encoded protein: MRIVPHDALTFDDVLLVPAHSTVLPRHADLSARLTRTVSLNIPVLSAAMDTVTDGRLAIAMAQEGGVGVIHKNMTPEQQASHVRMVKKFESGVIKEPITVSPNLSIGAVLEITRANNISGVPVVEGESLVGIVTSRDLRFETRLDAPVSTIMTPQNRLVTVKEGADREQIKHLLHKYRIEKILVVNDDFQLRGMVTVKDIQKSSDYPLACKDDQGSLRVGAAVGAGAGTEERVTALVDAGVDLIVVDTAHGHSQGVLDRVAWVKKRFPQVQLVGGNVATGEAARALVEHGADAVKVGIGPGSICTTRVVAGVGVPQITAIAEVADALKKLDVPLIADGGIRFSGDVAKALAAGAHTVMIGGLFAGTREAPGDVELYQGRSYKAYRGMGSLGAMQQGSSERYFQEPAEVDKLVPEGIEGRVPYKGTVVAILHQLLGGVRASMGYVGCRTIEELHERAQFVRVSPAGVRESHVHDVAITKEAPNYRVD
- a CDS encoding tyrosine-type recombinase/integrase, coding for MRHSHATQLLRQGIHPKVVSERLGHATIAITLDTYSHVLPGIQEEAALTLDATLRAIMPQA
- the tadA gene encoding tRNA adenosine(34) deaminase TadA, with the protein product MTHALDLAKRAIPEGEVPVGAVLVLHDEVLGVGWNRPIGTHDPTAHAEICALRAAGKKAENYRLPGATLYVTLEPCLMCVGAMIHARIARLVYGAADLRNAKGSGVRSWIRSGRHNHHIEVKAGVLGRESSDLLRAFFGERRSARESDH
- a CDS encoding DUF3631 domain-containing protein, which gives rise to MSDGNGYQRHSAEDLARALESEDAPTDTIASAAETIARLAAFSPIEYDRVRQSDADRLNVRVGTLDAEVARLRPQSEPGAEAGAAVLFDELEPWPDPVDGAALLDAIADTMTRHAVLPHHADTAIALWVLLTYTHEAAYVCSILALPSPEKRCGKTTGLSLLRRLYHRPLAAAALFRAVEKWQPCLLIDEADTFLRQSDELRGIINSGHTRDTAYVIRTVDEDHEPRRFATWACKAIACIGEARDTIMDRSITISMRRKLPSETVTRLRHSDRFDDLASRCVRWAADHIDGLQRADPDLPGGLHDRAADNWTPLIAADAAGGEWPERARKAARILSGATPWRIRLRASNYLPTYIRFSRRAAWIASDLLTWWTRWWTWRVCGQNGARASR
- the guaA gene encoding glutamine-hydrolyzing GMP synthase, translating into MDIQSDLILILDFGSQYTQLIARRVREAGVYCEILPWDDAGDALDSSQLRGVILSGGPESATVEAPPRISPEIFTREVPVLGICYGMQAMAAQLGGRVEVSVKREFGYAQVRAHAHTRLLTDIEDHTSPEGYGLLDVWMSHGDRISALPPGFELMASTSSSPIAGMADERRLFYGLQFHPEVTHTSQGGRILSRFVHDICDCRQLWTAGNIIEESINDLRDTIGADEVILALSGGVDSAVVAALLHRAIGPQLTCVFVDTGLLRLHEGDQVMTTLARHMGVRVIRIDAEERFLSALSGVADPEEKRKVIGSLFVEIFDDAAARRANTAWLAQGTIYPDVIESAGASTGKARLIKSHHNVGALPAGMRLKLVEPLRELFKDEVRKIGLELGLPLDMVHRHPFPGPGLGVRILGEVKKAYADLLRQADDIFITELRAHDLYSQVSQAFAVFLPVKSVGVMGDGRCYDYVVALRAVETLDFMTARWAHLPYDFLDHVSRRIINEVNGISRVTYDISGKPPATIEWE
- a CDS encoding HK97 family phage prohead protease, with translation MRDLKTRDFELEVRSVSDSGSFSGYASTFGTTPDSCGDVIAPGAFAESLAEWKAKGALPPCLWQHRADQPLGPFTKMIEDERGLFVEGQLLIKDVAQAREAHALVKAGTISGLSIGFQTIADAFDTETEIRTLTKVKIWEASLVTFPANEGARVEAVKALLYRSPKDFDRAVRAPWAYPPAKPSDSLPAAVPHWYERNPMKPSSPAWWPGSMPLPNN
- a CDS encoding tyrosine-type recombinase/integrase, translated to MKGHLTKRSNGSWSIVIDLGRDPAGKRKQAWRTVRGTKKQAQEELTRLLHQMQTGEHVEAHRLTVHEYLERWLQAYAKPNLAAKTYLRYAVICRGHLIPALGNYPLVKVSPLHIEECFAKTRERGRLDGKGALSEQTLLHHHRVLKLAMKTAVKWRLMVRNPADAVEAPRPDRHEMRALDERETVKLLDAAKGTRLYVPLLVTVTTGLRRGELLALRWQDVDLTRGVLTVRQTLEQTPGCLRFKKPKTRKSTRSISLLTLTIEALRTHEIAQKKLRLMIGPAYEDNGLVFPRDDGAVWPPNGLTGLYFKLVKKAN
- a CDS encoding CGNR zinc finger domain-containing protein, with translation MTNELTQFMWDVPECGFQVAEVQRWLGQKADDPPQLFLTRATTGDTYSAYRYAPLLAHTGLFKTFAATEPAPDGILTFANKYGWLGAESLLIDAPAQRGERLSVWTTEISRMRRLVDLWEMAERKDIKALRQHIVWYDNEAVEFRHRAPPMETYAWVASAQINADILARLTPGDVIEPAYYYLQSAINQALKGKVSPGMLWDEGRLGLYQVPSSLLGAMWLQFAQAIDTGPEFRKCAQCRTWFAVSLDASRKSRRYCSDACRAKAYRNRKQEKTA